A window of Lysobacter terrestris contains these coding sequences:
- a CDS encoding RNA polymerase sigma factor, producing the protein MPTTSSLPTSHAPAAPASPRTGFAIDVPDSLLARARAGEQAAFEQLYRWFERPVFTLALRMCGDREEAAEVLQDTMLKVLNRVAEFRGGGSPFWAWLRQIAVNEALMRLRSRRTHGEVAIEDEHALEDHAPPPPAAADAAQLQRALAQLPAMTRSVLWLYHAEGYTHEEIAVLMQRTASFSKSQLARGGRRLRQLLESNPPAETARSAGNAAVATFEVRHA; encoded by the coding sequence ATGCCCACGACCTCCTCCCTTCCGACTTCGCACGCGCCCGCGGCGCCCGCTTCGCCGCGGACCGGCTTCGCCATCGACGTGCCCGACAGCCTGCTCGCCCGCGCGCGCGCCGGCGAGCAGGCGGCGTTCGAGCAGTTGTACCGCTGGTTCGAGCGGCCGGTGTTCACCCTGGCGCTGCGCATGTGCGGCGACCGCGAGGAGGCCGCCGAGGTGCTGCAGGACACGATGCTGAAGGTGCTGAACCGGGTCGCGGAATTCCGCGGCGGCGGCAGCCCGTTCTGGGCGTGGTTGCGGCAGATCGCGGTCAACGAGGCGCTGATGCGGCTGCGCAGCCGGCGCACGCACGGCGAAGTGGCGATCGAGGACGAACACGCGCTGGAAGACCACGCGCCGCCGCCCCCGGCCGCCGCCGATGCCGCGCAATTGCAGCGCGCGTTGGCGCAGCTGCCGGCCATGACCCGCAGCGTGCTGTGGCTGTACCACGCCGAGGGCTACACCCACGAGGAGATCGCGGTGCTGATGCAGCGCACGGCGAGCTTCTCCAAATCGCAGCTTGCGCGCGGCGGGCGTCGCCTGCGCCAGCTGCTGGAATCCAACCCGCCCGCCGAGACCGCGCGCAGCGCAGGCAACGCCGCGGTCGCGACATTCGAGGTGCGTCATGCCTGA
- a CDS encoding SPFH domain-containing protein, translating into MTLGSLLAAVLLFAGVIVLFKAVRMVPQGYEWTVEAFGKYTHTLTPGLHFLVPIYQGVGRKINMMEQVLEVPSQDVITKDNAVVKVDGIVFFQVLDAAKAAYEVAQLEVAILNLVMTNIRTAIGSMDLDESLSKRDEINTKVLLAVDAATHPWGLKVNRIELKDIQPPRDLVDSMARQMKAEREKRANILEAEGFRQAAILKAEGEKQSVILEAEGSKEAAFRAAEARERLAQAEAKATELVSTAIAQGNVQAINYFVAQKYIEAFKALAEAPNQKFVMMPMESAGVIGSLAGIAELAKESMAGQAAKNPPPLPGRGA; encoded by the coding sequence ATGACGTTGGGTTCGCTATTGGCCGCCGTGTTGCTGTTCGCCGGCGTGATCGTGCTGTTCAAGGCCGTCCGCATGGTGCCGCAGGGTTACGAATGGACGGTGGAGGCCTTCGGCAAGTACACGCACACGCTGACGCCGGGCCTGCATTTCCTGGTGCCGATCTACCAGGGCGTCGGCCGCAAGATCAACATGATGGAGCAGGTGCTGGAGGTCCCCAGCCAGGACGTCATCACCAAGGACAACGCCGTGGTGAAGGTCGACGGCATCGTGTTCTTCCAGGTGCTCGACGCGGCCAAGGCGGCGTACGAAGTGGCGCAACTGGAAGTCGCCATCCTCAACCTGGTGATGACCAACATCCGTACCGCGATCGGCTCGATGGACCTGGACGAGTCGCTGTCCAAGCGCGACGAGATCAACACCAAGGTGCTGCTGGCGGTGGACGCGGCAACCCACCCGTGGGGGCTGAAGGTCAACCGCATCGAACTCAAGGACATCCAGCCGCCGCGCGACCTGGTCGATTCGATGGCGCGGCAGATGAAGGCCGAGCGCGAGAAGCGCGCCAACATCCTCGAGGCCGAGGGCTTCCGGCAGGCGGCGATCCTGAAGGCGGAAGGCGAGAAGCAGTCGGTGATCCTGGAAGCCGAGGGCAGCAAGGAGGCCGCGTTCCGCGCGGCCGAGGCGCGCGAGCGCCTGGCGCAGGCCGAAGCCAAGGCCACCGAACTGGTGTCGACCGCGATCGCGCAGGGCAATGTCCAGGCGATCAATTACTTCGTCGCGCAGAAGTACATCGAGGCGTTCAAGGCGCTGGCCGAGGCGCCGAACCAGAAGTTCGTGATGATGCCGATGGAGTCCGCCGGCGTGATCGGCTCGCTGGCCGGCATCGCCGAACTGGCGAAGGAATCGATGGCCGGCCAGGCCGCGAAGAATCCGCCGCCGCTCCCCGGCCGGGGAGCCTGA
- a CDS encoding NfeD family protein, whose translation MRWDWQVVGWAALALVLIAAETLAPGAFLLWLGLAAAAVFVVVLLFDVPLLAQVALFVVLSFISIQVYRRWFRDRARASDKPTLNRRADALVGQVVPLERAIVQGRGRVQIADAYWDVAGPDLAAGTPVRVVATDGMTLTVEAVG comes from the coding sequence ATGCGCTGGGACTGGCAGGTAGTCGGGTGGGCTGCGCTCGCGCTCGTGCTGATCGCCGCCGAAACATTGGCGCCGGGCGCGTTCCTGTTGTGGCTGGGGTTGGCCGCGGCGGCGGTGTTCGTGGTGGTGCTGCTGTTCGACGTGCCGCTGCTGGCGCAGGTCGCGCTGTTCGTCGTGCTCAGCTTCATCTCGATCCAGGTGTACCGGCGCTGGTTCCGTGACCGGGCGCGCGCGAGTGACAAGCCGACGCTCAACCGCCGCGCCGATGCGCTGGTGGGTCAGGTCGTGCCGCTGGAACGCGCCATCGTGCAGGGCCGCGGGCGCGTGCAGATCGCCGATGCGTACTGGGACGTGGCCGGGCCGGACCTGGCGGCCGGGACGCCGGTGCGCGTGGTGGCGACCGATGGCATGACGCTCACGGTGGAAGCCGTCGGCTGA
- the gcvT gene encoding glycine cleavage system aminomethyltransferase GcvT, with translation MTQKTILNDTHRALGAKMVDFGGWDMPIHYGSQIDEHHLVRQDAGMFDVSHMTVVDLRGARVRDFLRRLVANSVDKLKVPGKALYTCMLNEQGGVIDDLIVYFRDEQFFRLVVNAATRDKDLAWITKQAQAFDVSVAERPEFGMIAVQGPTAREKVLGLLREEDRAAIAKLGKFAAGEAKTTEGVDVFVARTGYTGEDGFEIVVPEAQAVAFWNALLAAGVKPAGLGARDTLRLEAGMNLYGQDMDETVSPYEAALAWTVALDDQADGQPRDFTGRAALEAQKANGVPTQMIGLVMDEKGVLRHGQKVLTANGDGEILSGTFSPTLGKAIAFARVPAGAPGNVRVDIRGKEVPVRVVKFPFVREGKVQEGI, from the coding sequence ATGACCCAGAAGACCATCCTCAACGACACCCATCGCGCCCTCGGCGCCAAGATGGTCGACTTCGGCGGCTGGGACATGCCGATCCACTACGGCTCGCAGATCGACGAGCACCACCTGGTGCGCCAGGACGCGGGCATGTTCGACGTGTCGCACATGACCGTGGTCGACCTGCGCGGCGCCAGGGTGCGCGACTTCCTGCGCCGCCTGGTCGCCAATTCCGTCGACAAGCTCAAGGTCCCCGGCAAGGCGCTGTACACCTGCATGCTCAACGAGCAGGGTGGGGTGATCGACGACCTGATCGTCTACTTCCGCGATGAGCAGTTCTTCCGCCTGGTGGTGAACGCCGCGACCCGCGACAAGGACCTGGCGTGGATCACCAAGCAGGCGCAGGCCTTCGACGTCAGCGTCGCCGAGCGCCCCGAGTTCGGCATGATCGCCGTGCAGGGCCCGACCGCGCGCGAGAAGGTACTGGGCCTGCTGCGCGAGGAAGACCGCGCCGCCATCGCCAAGCTAGGCAAGTTCGCCGCGGGCGAGGCTAAGACCACCGAGGGTGTCGATGTGTTCGTCGCCCGCACCGGCTACACCGGTGAGGACGGTTTCGAGATCGTCGTGCCCGAAGCGCAGGCCGTCGCCTTCTGGAACGCCCTGCTCGCCGCCGGCGTGAAGCCGGCCGGCCTGGGTGCGCGCGACACCCTGCGCCTGGAAGCCGGCATGAACCTCTACGGCCAGGACATGGACGAGACCGTGTCGCCGTACGAGGCCGCACTGGCCTGGACCGTCGCGCTCGACGACCAGGCCGATGGACAGCCGCGCGACTTCACCGGCCGCGCCGCGCTCGAGGCGCAGAAAGCAAACGGCGTGCCGACGCAGATGATCGGCCTGGTGATGGACGAGAAGGGCGTGCTGCGCCACGGCCAGAAGGTGCTCACCGCCAACGGCGACGGTGAGATCCTCTCGGGTACGTTCTCGCCGACGCTGGGCAAGGCGATCGCGTTCGCGCGCGTGCCGGCCGGCGCGCCGGGCAACGTCCGCGTCGACATCCGCGGCAAGGAAGTGCCGGTGCGCGTCGTGAAGTTTCCGTTCGTGCGCGAAGGCAAGGTGCAGGAAGGCATCTGA
- the gcvH gene encoding glycine cleavage system protein GcvH, translating to MSEIPGDLKFLKSHEWARVEGDGKVTVGISDHAQGLLGDLVYVELPNVGDRVEAGNACAVVESVKAASDVYAPVSGTVTAVNSALADKPETINEDAYGEGWLFTLQIEEPDQLNELLAPDDYAELLEDEDH from the coding sequence ATGAGCGAGATCCCCGGCGACCTCAAGTTCCTCAAGTCCCACGAATGGGCGCGCGTCGAAGGCGACGGCAAGGTGACCGTCGGCATCTCCGATCACGCACAGGGCCTGCTCGGCGACCTGGTCTACGTCGAACTGCCGAACGTGGGCGACCGCGTCGAAGCCGGCAATGCCTGCGCCGTGGTCGAGTCGGTGAAGGCGGCGTCCGATGTGTACGCGCCGGTCAGCGGCACGGTGACCGCGGTCAACAGCGCGCTCGCCGACAAGCCGGAGACCATCAACGAGGACGCCTACGGCGAAGGCTGGCTGTTCACGCTGCAGATCGAGGAGCCCGACCAGCTCAACGAACTGCTGGCTCCGGACGACTACGCCGAACTGCTGGAAGACGAAGACCACTGA
- a CDS encoding histone deacetylase family protein, with amino-acid sequence MRFYTHPACLLHDTGAVHAERPARLEAVTGALRGAFPQVEWIDAPRATRGQLLRVHDDGLLGLVLDTPVGATSIPLDPDTVLSKGSAEAALRAAGAGVAAVDAAMAAALHHDRLPARAFCAVRPPGHHATASVAMGFCLFNNIAVAAAHALDAHGLSRVAVVDFDVHHGNGTQAIFDGDPRVLYLSSHQMPLYPDTGYANERGVGNVVNAPLRPGSGSDPFRAAWSDTLLPVIDAFRPQLLLVSAGFDAHRLDPLAQLQLEADDYAWLTTQLAALADKHARGRVVSMLEGGYDLDALRECSVAHVRALMER; translated from the coding sequence TTGCGCTTCTACACCCACCCCGCCTGCCTCCTGCACGACACCGGCGCGGTCCATGCCGAACGTCCGGCGCGCCTGGAAGCCGTGACCGGCGCGCTGCGCGGGGCGTTCCCGCAGGTCGAATGGATCGACGCGCCGCGCGCCACGCGCGGGCAACTGCTGCGCGTCCACGACGACGGCCTGCTGGGGCTGGTGCTGGACACGCCGGTCGGTGCGACTTCCATCCCCCTCGATCCCGACACCGTCCTGTCCAAGGGTTCGGCGGAAGCCGCGTTGCGCGCCGCCGGCGCCGGTGTCGCCGCGGTGGATGCGGCGATGGCCGCCGCGCTGCACCACGACCGCCTTCCCGCGCGCGCCTTCTGCGCGGTGCGGCCACCCGGCCACCACGCCACCGCCTCGGTCGCGATGGGCTTCTGCCTGTTCAACAACATCGCCGTGGCCGCGGCGCACGCCCTGGACGCGCACGGGCTGTCGCGGGTAGCCGTGGTCGACTTCGACGTGCACCACGGCAACGGCACCCAGGCGATCTTCGACGGCGATCCGCGCGTGCTGTACCTGAGCTCGCACCAGATGCCGCTGTACCCGGACACCGGCTACGCCAACGAGCGCGGCGTCGGCAACGTGGTCAACGCGCCACTGCGCCCGGGTTCGGGTAGCGACCCCTTCCGCGCGGCATGGAGCGACACCCTGCTGCCGGTCATCGACGCATTCCGTCCGCAGCTGCTGCTGGTCTCGGCCGGCTTCGACGCGCATCGCCTGGACCCGCTGGCGCAGCTGCAGCTGGAGGCCGACGACTACGCCTGGCTCACCACGCAGCTGGCGGCGCTGGCCGACAAGCACGCGCGCGGCCGGGTGGTATCGATGCTGGAGGGCGGCTACGACCTCGACGCCCTGCGCGAGTGCAGCGTGGCGCATGTGCGGGCGTTGATGGAGCGCTGA
- a CDS encoding cob(I)yrinic acid a,c-diamide adenosyltransferase, which yields MGNRLSKIYTRTGDDGTTGLGDGSRVGKDSARVSAYGTVDEANSCIGLVLASELPDDVRALLVAVQHQLFDLGGELCIPGHAAIFEADIERLEAQLDAFNEPLPPLKDFILPGGGEAAARCHIARTVVRRAERETVNLARHDAVRPEAVRYLNRLSDLLFVLARVLARASGHGEVLWNHERRKA from the coding sequence GTGGGCAACCGTCTTTCCAAGATCTACACCCGGACCGGCGACGACGGCACCACCGGTCTCGGTGACGGCAGCCGCGTCGGCAAGGACTCGGCGCGCGTATCCGCCTACGGCACGGTCGACGAAGCCAATTCCTGCATCGGCCTGGTGCTCGCCAGCGAGCTGCCCGACGACGTGCGTGCGCTGCTGGTCGCGGTGCAGCACCAGCTGTTCGACCTCGGCGGCGAGCTGTGCATTCCCGGCCACGCCGCGATCTTCGAGGCGGACATCGAACGCCTCGAAGCGCAGCTGGACGCCTTCAACGAACCGCTGCCGCCGCTGAAGGACTTCATCCTCCCCGGCGGCGGCGAAGCCGCGGCGCGCTGCCACATCGCCCGCACCGTGGTGCGCCGCGCCGAGCGTGAAACGGTCAACCTGGCGCGGCACGACGCGGTGCGCCCGGAGGCCGTGCGCTACCTCAACCGCCTCTCCGACCTGCTGTTCGTGCTGGCCCGCGTGCTGGCACGCGCCAGCGGCCACGGCGAAGTGCTCTGGAACCACGAACGCCGCAAGGCCTGA
- a CDS encoding DUF6580 family putative transport protein produces the protein MNRPASSFAPGPLVLGAMILVAALTRVAPHPWNFSPVEAIALFGGAYFASRWLAVLVPLAGLLVSDLALSQIHGGTYATYFGSTSFWLVYACIALSSVLGFGLRGKVNGLRVLGFSLAGSVLFFLVTNFAAWIGSSMYPQNVAGLMAAYVAGIPFFQGTLLGTLFFSALLFGGFSLLRQRVPALRAQTV, from the coding sequence ATGAATCGTCCCGCATCCTCCTTCGCGCCCGGCCCGCTCGTGCTCGGCGCCATGATCCTCGTCGCCGCCCTGACCCGCGTGGCGCCGCACCCGTGGAACTTCTCGCCGGTGGAAGCCATCGCCCTGTTCGGCGGCGCCTACTTCGCTTCGCGCTGGCTCGCCGTGCTGGTGCCGCTCGCCGGCCTGCTCGTCTCCGACCTGGCGCTGTCGCAGATCCACGGCGGCACCTATGCCACCTATTTCGGCAGCACCAGCTTCTGGCTGGTCTATGCCTGCATCGCGCTGTCGAGCGTGCTCGGCTTCGGCCTGCGCGGCAAGGTCAACGGCCTGCGCGTGCTCGGCTTCTCGCTGGCCGGCTCGGTGCTGTTCTTCCTGGTCACCAACTTCGCTGCGTGGATCGGTTCGTCGATGTACCCGCAGAACGTGGCCGGCCTGATGGCGGCGTACGTCGCCGGCATCCCGTTCTTCCAGGGCACGCTGCTGGGCACGCTGTTCTTCTCGGCGCTGCTGTTCGGCGGCTTCAGCCTGCTGCGCCAGCGCGTGCCGGCGCTGCGCGCGCAGACGGTCTGA
- the ubiH gene encoding 2-octaprenyl-6-methoxyphenyl hydroxylase, with amino-acid sequence MPQTDPPPVSASPAGEDTLHDVLIIGGGLVGASLAIALDRLGLDVGLVEAAAPGALPAVFDERNLSFAEATVNALTALGVMQKLRAPTGAIRRIHVSRNGDFGRTVLDAATYGRDEFGRVVIARDFGEALEARLAELIRVRRYRPVRFVGLVDTGADTRGVRVAMRQGAEGAVEVERVLRTRLLVAADGTRSGVRAALGIDADEHDYQQTLFVTRLRCERAPDGTAYERFGRDGPTALLPRGDRSYGLVHGVANDDAQAVAALDDTGFLARVQQAFGWRAGRFLGCGPRSAYPVTRVLAQALTAPRAVLVGNAAQTIHPVGAQGFNLGLRDALTLAELIEAGCSQNGNDRTGFDCGVPALLAHYAERRREDRERTVAFSDGLARFTANESSLLRPLRSLGLFAADRLPAAQAFLVGAAMGYRGDVPALCRGDAPAEGVA; translated from the coding sequence ATGCCCCAGACCGACCCGCCCCCGGTGTCCGCCTCGCCCGCAGGCGAGGACACCCTGCACGACGTACTCATCATCGGCGGAGGGCTGGTCGGCGCCAGCCTGGCCATCGCCCTGGACCGCCTCGGCCTCGATGTCGGCCTGGTCGAAGCCGCCGCGCCCGGTGCGCTGCCCGCGGTGTTCGACGAGCGCAACCTGAGCTTCGCCGAGGCCACCGTCAACGCGCTGACCGCGCTCGGGGTGATGCAGAAGCTGCGCGCGCCGACCGGCGCGATCCGGCGCATCCATGTCAGCCGCAATGGCGACTTCGGCCGCACCGTGCTGGACGCGGCGACGTACGGACGCGACGAATTCGGCCGGGTGGTCATCGCGCGCGACTTCGGCGAAGCGCTGGAAGCGCGGTTGGCGGAATTGATCCGCGTGCGCCGCTACCGCCCCGTGCGCTTCGTCGGCCTGGTCGATACCGGCGCGGATACGCGCGGCGTGCGCGTGGCGATGCGGCAGGGAGCGGAAGGCGCGGTCGAAGTCGAACGCGTGCTGCGCACCCGCCTGCTCGTCGCCGCCGACGGCACCCGCAGCGGCGTGCGCGCGGCGCTGGGCATCGATGCGGACGAACACGACTACCAACAGACCCTGTTCGTGACGCGGCTGCGTTGCGAACGCGCGCCCGATGGCACGGCGTACGAACGCTTCGGCCGCGACGGGCCCACCGCGTTGTTGCCGCGCGGCGATCGCAGCTACGGCCTGGTGCACGGCGTTGCCAACGACGATGCGCAAGCCGTGGCCGCGCTGGACGACACCGGTTTCCTCGCCCGCGTGCAGCAGGCCTTCGGCTGGCGTGCCGGCCGCTTCCTCGGCTGCGGTCCGCGCAGCGCGTACCCGGTCACGCGCGTGCTGGCGCAGGCACTGACTGCACCGCGCGCGGTGCTGGTGGGCAATGCCGCGCAGACCATCCATCCGGTCGGTGCGCAGGGCTTCAACCTGGGCCTGCGCGATGCGCTGACGCTGGCCGAACTGATCGAAGCCGGATGCAGCCAGAACGGAAACGACCGCACCGGCTTCGATTGCGGCGTTCCCGCCTTGTTGGCGCACTACGCCGAACGCCGCCGCGAGGATCGCGAACGCACCGTCGCCTTCTCCGATGGCCTGGCGCGCTTCACCGCCAACGAATCCTCGCTGCTGCGGCCGTTGCGCAGCCTCGGCCTGTTCGCGGCCGACCGCCTGCCTGCGGCGCAGGCCTTCCTGGTCGGCGCCGCGATGGGCTATCGCGGCGACGTGCCGGCGCTGTGCCGCGGTGACGCACCGGCGGAGGGCGTGGCATGA
- a CDS encoding FAD-dependent oxidoreductase, translated as MSRRDPIDVAIVGAGVVGAAAALALARDGWRVALVEAREPAPWRAEQPDLRVYAFAPDNTALLDELGVWKAIADARVQPYRGMRVWDAAGGDALRFEADAFGRRELGWIVENGLLVDRLWQALPGAGVRVLCPAQLVALEQDADQATLELGDGMRLRARLVLAADGGDSKLRALAGIDTYTHDYGQNGLVAFVDHELPHEAACWQRFLPTGPIAFLPFGGDGRRSSIVWTLPETEAVRLQQVDDATFLRELEHAFAGTLGALTGVSKRVAFPLRRQLAQAHVAGRVAVIGDAAHVVHPLAGQGVNLGLRDVAALRGVLQRQQATGRDPGAAAPLARWARERRSENAVAAYSFDGINRLFSNDDLLATLARGPLLGLVGKLPPLRHAFWRRAAGL; from the coding sequence ATGAGCCGGCGTGATCCCATCGATGTCGCCATCGTCGGCGCCGGCGTGGTCGGCGCCGCCGCGGCGCTGGCGCTCGCACGCGACGGCTGGCGCGTCGCCTTGGTGGAAGCGCGCGAACCCGCGCCGTGGCGCGCCGAGCAGCCCGACCTGCGCGTCTACGCCTTCGCCCCCGACAACACCGCGCTGCTCGACGAGCTGGGCGTGTGGAAAGCAATCGCCGATGCGCGCGTGCAGCCGTATCGCGGCATGCGAGTGTGGGATGCGGCGGGTGGCGACGCGCTGCGCTTCGAGGCCGATGCCTTCGGCCGGCGCGAACTCGGCTGGATCGTCGAGAACGGCCTGCTCGTGGATCGCCTGTGGCAGGCGCTGCCGGGCGCCGGCGTGCGCGTGCTGTGCCCCGCGCAGCTGGTGGCGCTGGAGCAGGACGCCGACCAGGCGACGCTCGAACTCGGCGACGGCATGCGCCTGCGTGCGCGGCTGGTGCTGGCGGCCGACGGCGGCGATTCGAAGCTGCGCGCGCTCGCCGGCATCGACACCTACACCCACGATTACGGCCAGAACGGCCTGGTCGCCTTCGTCGACCACGAACTCCCGCACGAAGCCGCCTGCTGGCAGCGGTTCCTGCCGACCGGGCCGATCGCGTTCCTGCCGTTCGGTGGCGACGGTCGCCGCAGCTCGATCGTGTGGACCCTGCCGGAAACCGAAGCGGTGCGACTGCAGCAGGTCGACGACGCGACGTTCCTGCGCGAACTCGAACACGCGTTCGCCGGCACCCTCGGTGCGCTCACCGGCGTGTCCAAACGGGTGGCCTTCCCGCTGCGCCGCCAGCTCGCGCAGGCGCACGTCGCTGGCCGCGTCGCGGTGATCGGCGACGCCGCGCACGTGGTGCATCCGCTGGCCGGGCAGGGCGTGAACCTGGGCCTGCGCGATGTCGCCGCCCTGCGCGGCGTGCTGCAGCGGCAACAGGCGACGGGACGCGACCCGGGCGCGGCGGCGCCGCTCGCGCGCTGGGCACGCGAACGCCGCAGCGAGAACGCGGTCGCGGCGTATTCGTTCGACGGCATCAACCGCCTGTTCTCGAACGACGACCTGCTTGCCACGCTCGCCCGCGGGCCATTGCTGGGATTGGTGGGGAAGCTGCCGCCCTTGCGGCATGCGTTCTGGCGCCGCGCCGCCGGCCTGTGA
- a CDS encoding EF-hand domain-containing protein produces the protein MTHRHHHLLLALVAALGVGGSAFAQSAAPAKQTAEDKAAAATEEARAARASAKSAQSAAQTAADVRDAGAATATGAIAADAHAQAAHDSSVNANAAANEAVTAAQQAQGAASVAEGGGNPVAAAVEAREAARTASNASAKAADASAQAQDALAATAQATTTPPPEPSPTADTQATVTTSNDASAAMPSATMGTATGARTTAVLPSANVTVTSHPGDPIAAGYRPEFRALDVDQDGLLSRREAGRNAKVQQQFAALDADHDGKLSRTETESVIN, from the coding sequence ATGACCCATCGCCACCATCACCTGCTGCTCGCCCTGGTCGCCGCGCTCGGCGTCGGCGGCTCCGCCTTCGCCCAATCGGCCGCACCGGCCAAGCAGACCGCCGAGGACAAGGCGGCCGCCGCCACCGAGGAAGCCCGGGCGGCGCGCGCGAGCGCCAAGTCCGCGCAGTCGGCCGCGCAGACGGCGGCGGACGTTCGCGACGCCGGCGCAGCGACCGCCACTGGCGCGATCGCCGCCGATGCGCATGCGCAGGCCGCGCACGACTCTTCCGTGAACGCCAATGCCGCGGCCAACGAAGCCGTCACGGCGGCACAACAGGCGCAGGGCGCCGCAAGCGTGGCGGAAGGCGGCGGCAACCCGGTCGCGGCCGCGGTCGAGGCGCGGGAGGCCGCGCGCACCGCCAGCAACGCCAGCGCGAAGGCCGCCGACGCCAGCGCCCAGGCCCAGGACGCCCTCGCGGCCACGGCGCAGGCGACGACGACGCCTCCGCCCGAACCGTCGCCCACTGCGGATACGCAGGCCACGGTCACGACCAGCAACGATGCGTCGGCGGCGATGCCATCGGCCACGATGGGCACGGCGACCGGCGCGCGCACCACCGCGGTGTTGCCGAGCGCGAACGTCACCGTCACCTCGCACCCGGGCGATCCGATCGCCGCCGGTTACCGGCCCGAATTCCGCGCCCTCGACGTCGACCAGGACGGCCTGCTCTCGCGCCGCGAAGCCGGGCGGAATGCGAAGGTGCAGCAGCAGTTCGCCGCGCTCGATGCGGACCACGACGGCAAGCTGTCGCGGACGGAAACGGAGAGCGTGATCAACTGA
- the rlmM gene encoding 23S rRNA (cytidine(2498)-2'-O)-methyltransferase RlmM, which produces MSDALFCWCRAGFEPELAAELSERAAYANVPGYARTQRNSGFVEFVSEDAPALSRALPFASLIFARQKLLRLADLHGVDPKDRITPILAALEATPRQLFGELWVEHPDSDGGKPLAGLARSFGNALRPALRKAGWLARADDAGKPRLHVIFLAGDHVVLALGDPRDGSPWPLGIPRLRMHADAPSRSALKLEEALLTLLGDDERQRLLRDGMRGADLGAAPGGWTWVLVRNGLHVTSIDNGPLRQHLLDSGRVDHLRADGFQWQPKAPLDWMVCDMVEQPRRVAERMATWLREGWCRHAIFNLKLPMKKRWDETRLCLQLFEQQAHRPLQIRARQLFHDREEITVFATTRGG; this is translated from the coding sequence ATGAGTGACGCCCTGTTCTGCTGGTGCCGCGCCGGCTTCGAGCCCGAGCTTGCGGCGGAACTGTCCGAGCGCGCGGCCTACGCGAACGTGCCCGGCTACGCCCGCACCCAGCGCAACAGCGGCTTCGTCGAATTCGTGAGCGAGGATGCGCCGGCGCTGTCGCGCGCCCTGCCCTTCGCTTCGCTGATCTTCGCGCGGCAGAAGCTGCTGCGCCTCGCCGATCTGCACGGCGTCGATCCGAAGGACCGCATCACCCCGATCCTCGCCGCACTCGAGGCAACTCCGCGGCAGCTGTTCGGCGAACTGTGGGTCGAGCATCCCGACTCGGACGGAGGCAAGCCGCTCGCCGGTCTCGCCCGCAGCTTCGGCAACGCGCTGCGCCCGGCGCTGCGCAAGGCCGGCTGGCTGGCGCGCGCGGACGACGCCGGCAAGCCGCGCCTGCACGTGATCTTCCTCGCCGGCGACCACGTCGTGCTCGCCCTGGGCGATCCACGCGACGGTTCGCCGTGGCCGCTGGGCATCCCGCGCCTGCGCATGCACGCCGATGCGCCCAGCCGCTCCGCGCTGAAGCTCGAGGAAGCACTGCTCACCCTGCTGGGCGACGACGAACGCCAGCGCCTGCTGCGCGACGGCATGCGCGGCGCCGACCTCGGTGCGGCGCCCGGCGGCTGGACCTGGGTGCTGGTGCGCAATGGCCTGCACGTGACCTCGATCGACAACGGCCCGCTGCGCCAGCACCTGCTCGACAGCGGCCGCGTCGACCACCTGCGCGCCGACGGCTTCCAATGGCAGCCGAAGGCGCCACTGGACTGGATGGTCTGCGACATGGTCGAGCAACCGCGCCGCGTCGCCGAGCGCATGGCGACCTGGCTGCGCGAGGGCTGGTGCCGGCACGCGATCTTCAACCTCAAGCTGCCGATGAAGAAGCGCTGGGACGAGACGCGGCTGTGCCTGCAGTTGTTCGAACAGCAGGCGCACCGCCCGCTGCAGATACGCGCGCGACAGCTGTTCCACGATCGCGAGGAGATCACCGTCTTCGCGACCACGCGCGGCGGCTGA